The following proteins come from a genomic window of Palaemon carinicauda isolate YSFRI2023 chromosome 12, ASM3689809v2, whole genome shotgun sequence:
- the LOC137651109 gene encoding high mobility group nucleosome-binding domain-containing protein 5-like, giving the protein MKMMDKEEDYKDKSKGEEGDKDKEEKMDKEEDDEDKCKGEEGDKDKDEKMDKEEDYEDKCKGEEGDKDKDEKMDKEEDYEDKCKGEEADKDKDEKMDKEEDDEDKCKGEEGDKDKDEKMDKEEDYEDKCKGEEGDKDKEEKMDKEEDDEDKCKGEEGDKDKDEKMDKEEDYEDKCKGEEADKDKDEKMDKEEDDEDKCKGEEGDKDKDEKMDKEEDYEDKCKGEEADKDKEEKMDKEEDDEDKCKGEEGDKDKDEKMDKEEDYEDKCKGEEGDKDKDEKMDKEEDYEDKCKGEEGDKDKDEKDG; this is encoded by the coding sequence ATGAAAATGATGGATAAGGAGGAGGATTATAAGGATAAATCAAAGGGTGAAGAAGGTGATAAGGATAAGGAAGAAAAGATGGATAAGGAGGAGGATGATGAGGATAAATGTAAGGGTGAGGAAGGTGATAAGGATAAGGATGAAAAGATGGATAAGGAGGAGGATTATGAGGACAAATGTAAGGGTGAGGAAGGTGATAAGGATAAGGATGAAAAGATGGATAAGGAGGAGGATTATGAGGACAAATGTAAGGGTGAGGAAGCTGATAAGGATAAGGATGAAAAGATGGATAAGGAGGAGGATGATGAGGATAAATGTAAGGGTGAGGAAGGTGATAAGGATAAGGATGAAAAGATGGATAAGGAGGAGGATTATGAGGACAAATGTAAGGGTGAGGAAGGTGATAAGGATAAGGAAGAAAAGATGGATAAGGAGGAGGATGATGAGGATAAATGTAAGGGTGAGGAAGGTGATAAGGATAAGGATGAAAAGATGGATAAGGAGGAGGATTATGAGGACAAATGTAAGGGTGAGGAAGCTGATAAGGATAAGGATGAAAAGATGGATAAGGAGGAGGATGATGAGGATAAATGTAAGGGTGAGGAAGGTGATAAGGATAAGGATGAAAAGATGGATAAGGAGGAGGATTATGAGGACAAATGTAAGGGTGAGGAAGCTGATAAGGATAAGGAAGAAAAGATGGATAAGGAGGAGGATGATGAGGATAAATGTAAGGGTGAGGAAGGTGATAAGGATAAGGATGAAAAGATGGATAAGGAGGAGGATTATGAGGACAAATGTAAGGGTGAGGAAGGTGATAAGGATAAGGATGAAAAGATGGATAAGGAGGAGGATTATGAGGACAAATGTAAGGGTGAGGAAGGTGATAAGGATAAGGATGAAAAAGATGGATAA
- the LOC137651110 gene encoding cylicin-2-like has translation MDKEEDYKDKCKGEEGDKDKDEKMDKEEDYKEKCKGEEGDKDKDGKMDKEEDYKDKCKGEEGDKDKDEKMDKEEDYKDKCKGEEGDKDKDEKMDKEDDYRDKSKGEEGDKDKDDKMDKEVDYKDKCKGEESDKDKDEKMDKEEDYKDKCKGEESDKDKDKKMDKEEDYKDKSKGEEGDKYEKMDKEVDYKDKCKGEEGDKDNDEKMDMEEDEDKDG, from the coding sequence ATGGATAAGGAGGAGGATTATAAGGATAAATGTAAGGGTGAGGAAGGTGATAAGGATAAGGATGAAAAGATGGATAAGGAGGAGGATTATAAGGAAAAATGTAAGGGTGAGGAAGgtgataaggataaggatggaaagaTGGATAAGGAGGAGGATTATAAGGATAAATGTAAGGGTGAGGAAGGCGATAAGGATAAGGATGAAAAGATGGATAAGGAGGAGGATTATAAGGATAAATGTAAGGGTGAGGAAGGTGATAAGGATAAGGATGAAAAGATGGATAAGGAGGATGATTATAGGGATAAATCAAAGGGTGAGGAAGGTGATAAGGATAAGGATGATAAGATGGATAAGGAGGTGGATTATAAGGATAAATGTAAGGGTGAGGAAAGTGATAAGGATAAGGATGAAAAGATGGATAAGGAGGAGGATTATAAGGATAAATGTAAGGGTGAGGAAagtgataaggataaggataaaaaGATGGATAAGGAGGAGGATTATAAGGATAAATCAAAGGGTGAGGAAGGTGATAAGTATGAAAAGATGGATAAGGAGGTGGATTATAAGGATAAATGTAAGGGTGAGGAAGGTGATAAGGATAATGATGAAAAGATGGATATGGAGGAGGATGAGGATAAGGATGGGTGA